The Desulfovibrio sp. Fe33 genome includes a window with the following:
- a CDS encoding ABC transporter permease, whose amino-acid sequence MGQVLKKIFIKLLWVCVVFLGITVISFWVIHLAPGSPTDLQTTLNPEAGVEARLQLEKLYGLDQPLHVQYVNWLNRLVHLDFGQSMSGDHRPVWDKIRERLPLTFGMNVASMILTLLIAVPIGVAAAWWRGGAFDKISTVIVFIGFAMPGFWLALLLMLWLGIAWPILPISGLTSMGFESMSGPEQWWDVTKHLILPIFIYTSGSWAGMSRFMRSSMLEVLRQDYIMTARAKGLPSRVVLFKHALRNALMPVITILGLSVPALIGGSVIIESIFALPGLGQLFYQAVMARDYPLIMGSLVFGAVLTLAGNLLADVGYGLADPRIRLGKGGSR is encoded by the coding sequence ATGGGGCAGGTCCTCAAGAAAATATTCATCAAACTGTTGTGGGTATGCGTGGTCTTTCTGGGGATCACGGTCATCAGTTTCTGGGTCATTCATCTGGCTCCGGGGTCGCCCACGGATTTGCAGACCACGCTGAATCCCGAGGCGGGCGTGGAGGCGCGGTTGCAGCTCGAAAAGCTCTACGGCCTCGACCAGCCGCTGCACGTGCAATACGTGAACTGGCTCAACCGGCTTGTCCATCTCGACTTCGGCCAATCCATGTCCGGCGACCACAGGCCCGTCTGGGACAAGATTCGTGAACGGCTGCCGCTCACCTTCGGCATGAACGTGGCCTCCATGATCCTGACCCTTCTCATCGCCGTGCCCATAGGCGTGGCCGCCGCCTGGTGGCGGGGCGGCGCCTTCGACAAGATTTCCACTGTCATCGTCTTCATCGGATTCGCCATGCCCGGTTTCTGGCTGGCGCTCCTGCTCATGCTCTGGCTCGGCATCGCCTGGCCGATTCTGCCCATCTCGGGGCTGACCTCCATGGGCTTCGAATCCATGTCCGGCCCGGAGCAGTGGTGGGACGTGACCAAACATCTGATCCTCCCCATCTTCATTTATACTTCGGGCTCGTGGGCGGGCATGTCCCGGTTCATGCGCTCCTCCATGCTCGAAGTCCTGCGCCAGGACTACATCATGACGGCGAGGGCCAAGGGGCTGCCCAGCCGGGTCGTCCTGTTCAAGCACGCCTTGCGCAACGCGCTCATGCCGGTCATCACCATCCTCGGCCTGTCGGTCCCGGCCCTCATCGGCGGCTCGGTCATCATCGAGTCCATCTTCGCCCTGCCCGGCCTGGGACAACTTTTCTATCAGGCGGTCATGGCCCGGGATTACCCCCTGATAATGGGCAGCCTGGTATTCGGCGCGGTCTTGACCCTGGCGGGCAACCTGCTCGCCGACGTGGGCTACGGCCTGGCCGACCCGCGCATCCGCTTGGGCAAGGGAGGAAGCCGATGA
- a CDS encoding DUF6933 domain-containing protein codes for MPYIGCTQKLLNEIKPAQILEPISQRGLQGWHGNIFRFFRRKSVLLVNDETRFAVFMPGLVKKDFMDFDKVLIKYFEIALQGIGATSAQIAQAKLLLGLFSYGKTHSRSVLGTMNDMKFNMEYMLKNRLGHLPRTRSEIQWISGLLNETPYSGKDIAGCVFAERDMLRLIDGAEKS; via the coding sequence ATGCCTTACATCGGATGTACTCAAAAGCTCTTAAATGAGATCAAGCCAGCACAAATCCTAGAGCCTATCAGTCAACGCGGGCTACAAGGTTGGCATGGCAACATCTTCCGATTCTTCCGTAGAAAATCCGTTCTTTTGGTCAACGATGAAACCCGGTTTGCCGTGTTCATGCCTGGATTGGTCAAGAAGGACTTCATGGACTTCGATAAGGTATTAATCAAATATTTCGAGATAGCTCTTCAGGGCATTGGGGCAACTTCAGCTCAAATAGCCCAAGCCAAATTGCTGCTTGGGCTATTCTCTTATGGCAAGACCCATAGTCGAAGTGTCCTTGGAACGATGAACGATATGAAGTTCAACATGGAGTACATGCTGAAAAATCGTCTTGGTCATTTACCGAGGACTCGTAGTGAGATCCAATGGATTTCGGGGTTGCTCAACGAAACACCCTATAGCGGCAAAGACATTGCTGGCTGTGTGTTTGCTGAGAGGGATATGTTGCGACTGATAGATGGAGCAGAGAAGTCGTGA
- a CDS encoding DEAD/DEAH box helicase family protein yields the protein MFKQLGIKAVYRSDSCNILEDFYLPTLAHSISYDRAVGFFSAASLFSAAQGISALLENGGRMRLVVGGELSLEDMEAIETGYNVKNLGDAFGEMIVKEIDSIVDNLFKKRLEALSLLVASDRLDVKIAYKPIGMYHEKIGILTDREDNKLIFQGSANETRFALLPEYNFESINVFSSWRPELEDHFKPYLDGFERLWEGKTKNVYVAPFPDALRDNLIKISKHARPFFVNEEVELASLPPSIEEDISPKFNTEPVIPKFFKGNPFDLYKHQREALYAWKGNDFRGILELATGAGKTVTAITGAVRTYQATHRLFCIIAVPYQNLADQWIQDLKQFNIHAHKCYGGRSQWHQRFSELVTLFNTGSVSFLCAVVVNRTLSTEVFQRLINDVPGDSMLFIGDECHHHSSSSTFGSLPKHARLRLGLSATPWHHMNLDANTRLTEYYSDSVYQYTLEQALSDKVLTPYKYHVIPVEFTEVETEKYLDVSVQIAQLFSQKNKKDKEEKRLQSLLLQRARIIGSAKNKFVELEQLIQGQGSAAPFSLFYCGDGTVEDEVTGEENRQIEQLSELLYKNGWRTSRFTSYEPNWTRSQLLNHFRIGVIDSLVAIRCLDEGIDVPACRTAYILASSTNPRQQVQRRGRILRKAHGKNFAEIYDFIVKLPNPSEETNKYERSLLKKELTRVAEFASLAINSGEVIDSLMPILEEYDLSYLLA from the coding sequence ATGTTTAAACAATTAGGAATAAAAGCTGTATACAGGTCCGACAGCTGCAACATATTAGAAGACTTCTATCTACCAACACTTGCCCACTCCATCAGTTATGACAGGGCAGTTGGTTTTTTTTCTGCCGCCTCACTATTCTCAGCAGCTCAGGGGATCTCTGCCCTTCTTGAAAATGGCGGACGAATGCGATTGGTAGTCGGTGGAGAATTAAGCCTGGAAGACATGGAGGCAATAGAGACTGGCTACAATGTCAAAAATCTTGGAGACGCCTTTGGAGAGATGATCGTCAAGGAGATAGATTCAATAGTCGATAATCTTTTCAAAAAAAGGCTTGAAGCACTATCATTGCTAGTGGCCTCAGATCGACTAGACGTAAAAATCGCATATAAACCAATTGGGATGTATCACGAGAAGATTGGTATCTTAACGGATAGAGAAGATAACAAACTCATCTTTCAAGGTTCTGCAAACGAAACACGGTTTGCTCTCCTTCCAGAGTATAACTTTGAATCGATTAACGTATTTTCTTCTTGGCGGCCAGAGCTAGAAGATCACTTTAAGCCATACCTAGACGGGTTTGAACGCTTATGGGAAGGCAAAACTAAGAATGTATACGTTGCCCCTTTCCCGGACGCTTTGCGAGACAACTTAATCAAAATATCTAAACATGCTCGACCATTTTTCGTTAATGAAGAAGTAGAGCTTGCTTCTCTACCTCCCAGTATTGAGGAAGACATATCTCCAAAGTTCAACACTGAGCCGGTTATCCCCAAATTTTTTAAAGGAAATCCATTTGATCTATACAAGCACCAAAGGGAAGCTCTGTATGCGTGGAAAGGGAATGATTTTAGAGGAATTCTTGAGTTAGCTACGGGTGCGGGTAAAACTGTGACTGCCATAACAGGAGCAGTCAGGACCTACCAAGCAACCCACAGGCTGTTTTGCATCATCGCAGTTCCATACCAAAACCTAGCTGACCAATGGATCCAGGATCTTAAGCAATTCAATATCCATGCCCACAAATGCTATGGTGGTCGCTCTCAATGGCATCAACGCTTTAGTGAACTAGTAACGCTTTTCAATACAGGATCAGTTAGCTTTCTATGCGCTGTTGTTGTTAATCGAACGCTTTCAACTGAGGTGTTTCAAAGGCTGATAAATGATGTGCCAGGTGATAGCATGTTGTTCATTGGTGATGAATGCCACCATCACTCGTCTTCCTCCACATTTGGGAGCTTACCTAAACACGCGAGACTTCGCCTAGGACTATCCGCAACACCTTGGCACCACATGAATCTTGATGCCAATACCAGGCTTACTGAATATTACAGCGACTCAGTATACCAATACACGTTGGAACAGGCACTAAGCGACAAAGTGCTTACCCCATATAAGTATCACGTGATACCTGTCGAATTTACAGAGGTCGAAACGGAAAAATATCTGGACGTTAGCGTTCAAATCGCACAATTATTCTCACAAAAAAACAAGAAAGATAAAGAAGAGAAAAGGCTTCAGTCCCTTTTACTTCAACGTGCTCGGATCATAGGCAGTGCAAAAAATAAATTTGTAGAATTAGAACAACTTATCCAAGGACAAGGCTCAGCCGCTCCCTTTTCCCTTTTCTACTGCGGAGATGGGACCGTGGAAGACGAAGTAACCGGCGAAGAGAACCGCCAAATAGAGCAACTCTCAGAGCTTCTATATAAGAACGGTTGGCGCACATCGCGCTTTACGTCATATGAACCAAACTGGACAAGAAGCCAATTGCTTAACCATTTTAGAATTGGAGTCATAGACTCTTTAGTCGCTATCAGGTGTCTTGATGAAGGCATCGACGTCCCGGCTTGCAGAACAGCATACATCTTGGCGAGCAGCACAAATCCACGCCAGCAGGTACAGCGTAGGGGGCGTATCTTAAGAAAGGCTCATGGTAAAAATTTTGCTGAGATATACGACTTCATAGTCAAACTCCCTAATCCAAGCGAAGAAACGAACAAATACGAAAGATCGCTGCTAAAAAAAGAGCTTACTCGGGTAGCCGAGTTCGCCAGCCTAGCCATTAATTCAGGAGAAGTAATTGATTCACTGATGCCAATTCTCGAAGAATATGACCTGTCGTATTTACTCGCCTAA